One stretch of Flavobacterium sp. 9 DNA includes these proteins:
- a CDS encoding TonB-dependent receptor, translated as MKLTKLLIFCISSLLFSVIAVAQDVTVNGVITDESGMPVPGATIVLKGTTKSTASDFDGKFQIQSPSNGVLTVTFIGYAPVSEAVNGRTKIAIQLKPESQSLNEVVVVGYGTQKKSVVTGAISSVKAADLEKVPNGRVEQTLQGRVAGVSVAAVSGQPGEKSKVRIRGITTFREGGNDPLWVVDGIAVDANAIGFINQSDIESIEVLKDAASAAIYGTRAATGVILVTTKKGKSGKISVNYNGFAGVSGPAKKLDLLNATQYGAIMNEKSYADGGGTKYADPSLLGKGTNWQDAIFNNSAFRYTHELSISGGGEKSTFYASFGIQDQEGIVATEISNYTKKNFRLNSTHKISDYFTFGQTFGYTHQVTKGIGNTNSEFGGPLSSAINLDPITPLVVTDPAVANTGFYTNPNIVRDPNGNPYGISSLVQQEMTNPLAYTQTRLGGYSWSDDFVGNAYLEANITPHLKFRTTLGGKLAYWGDQGFTPVFFLNPNMKADKNNYGQNNNKSFSWTLENILTYSNKFGDHSINVLAGQGAYVENIGGKIGVTMFGLPITSYKDASFNFDIPQADRVNVSEDFVEHKLASLFLRANYDYMEKYLFTGIVRRDGSTRFGENKKFGVFPSFSLGWVISKEGFWKENNVVNTLKLRGGYGVVGNDNIDDFKYRALVVGGYNYSVGNTGGITTGYGNSTLPNADLGWEETSQTTIGLDAKLFNDFTLALDYYKKTTKGILRNVVIPGYVGVVDAPSANIADMDNSGFEVELGYKKRLGDFNLGVNANVAYLKNEITYVGSSTNYIVGDASFQSMGPVTRTQVGHSFNEFYGYKTAGIFQNEAEVAAYKNAAGGLIQPNAKPGDFRWTDSNGDGKITDDDKQFLGTNIPKYTFGLTINLDYKNFDFMAFTQGSAGSKIFQGLRRLDILNANYQTKALERWVGEGTSNDYPRLTNNDPNKNFSNMSDFYLENGNYLRLKIVQVGYTLPTNLSSKIGSDKIRFYLTGENLITFTKYTGYDPEIGGQVYGVDKGVYPQARSILLGANVQF; from the coding sequence ATGAAATTAACAAAATTACTTATTTTTTGTATTTCGTCTTTGTTATTCTCGGTTATAGCTGTGGCTCAGGATGTCACGGTTAACGGAGTAATAACTGATGAAAGTGGAATGCCAGTTCCGGGTGCTACTATTGTATTAAAAGGAACAACTAAGTCAACGGCATCAGATTTTGATGGAAAATTCCAAATTCAGTCACCTTCAAATGGTGTTTTAACAGTTACTTTTATTGGATATGCGCCAGTTAGTGAAGCTGTAAATGGGAGAACAAAAATTGCAATTCAATTAAAACCAGAATCACAATCATTAAATGAGGTTGTAGTTGTTGGATATGGTACTCAAAAGAAATCTGTAGTAACTGGAGCTATTTCCAGTGTAAAAGCTGCTGATCTTGAAAAAGTGCCAAATGGAAGAGTTGAACAAACATTACAAGGTAGAGTAGCGGGTGTATCTGTAGCTGCTGTTTCTGGACAACCTGGTGAAAAATCAAAGGTTCGTATTAGAGGTATAACTACTTTTAGAGAAGGTGGAAATGATCCTTTATGGGTTGTTGATGGTATTGCTGTAGACGCAAATGCTATTGGTTTCATCAATCAAAGTGATATCGAATCTATCGAGGTTCTTAAAGATGCTGCTTCTGCTGCAATCTATGGTACTCGTGCTGCAACTGGGGTTATCTTAGTTACAACTAAAAAAGGAAAATCAGGAAAAATCTCTGTAAACTACAACGGTTTTGCAGGTGTTTCTGGTCCAGCTAAAAAATTAGATTTGCTTAATGCTACGCAGTATGGAGCAATCATGAATGAGAAATCTTATGCTGATGGTGGTGGTACTAAATATGCAGACCCATCATTATTAGGAAAAGGTACAAATTGGCAAGATGCAATTTTTAATAATTCTGCTTTTAGATATACTCATGAATTAAGTATTAGTGGTGGTGGAGAAAAATCTACTTTTTATGCTTCTTTCGGAATACAAGATCAAGAAGGTATTGTTGCAACAGAAATTTCAAACTATACAAAGAAAAATTTCCGTTTAAACTCTACACACAAAATTTCTGACTATTTTACTTTCGGACAAACTTTTGGATATACACATCAAGTAACTAAAGGTATTGGAAATACAAACAGTGAATTTGGAGGACCTTTAAGTTCTGCAATTAACTTAGATCCAATTACTCCATTAGTTGTTACAGATCCTGCAGTTGCTAATACAGGTTTCTATACAAATCCAAATATTGTAAGAGATCCAAACGGAAATCCTTACGGAATTTCTTCTTTAGTTCAACAAGAGATGACAAATCCTTTAGCTTATACTCAAACTAGATTGGGTGGATATAGCTGGTCAGATGATTTTGTTGGGAACGCTTATTTAGAGGCTAACATTACTCCTCATTTAAAATTCAGAACTACACTTGGTGGTAAATTAGCTTATTGGGGAGACCAAGGCTTTACTCCGGTTTTCTTCTTAAATCCAAACATGAAAGCGGATAAAAATAACTATGGTCAGAATAATAATAAATCATTTTCATGGACTCTTGAAAACATTTTGACTTACTCTAATAAATTTGGTGATCACAGTATTAATGTTTTAGCAGGTCAAGGTGCTTATGTTGAAAACATTGGAGGTAAAATTGGAGTAACTATGTTTGGTCTGCCAATTACAAGCTACAAAGATGCTTCTTTTAATTTTGATATTCCTCAAGCTGACAGAGTAAACGTTTCAGAGGATTTTGTAGAACACAAATTAGCTTCATTGTTCTTACGTGCTAATTATGATTATATGGAGAAATATCTTTTCACAGGAATTGTTCGTCGTGATGGATCAACTCGTTTTGGTGAAAACAAAAAATTCGGAGTTTTCCCTTCATTCTCTTTAGGATGGGTAATTTCGAAAGAAGGATTTTGGAAAGAAAACAATGTAGTTAATACTTTAAAACTACGTGGAGGTTACGGAGTTGTTGGTAACGATAACATCGATGATTTCAAATACAGAGCTTTAGTTGTTGGTGGATATAATTATTCTGTTGGAAATACTGGTGGAATTACAACTGGTTATGGAAACTCTACTTTACCTAACGCAGATTTAGGATGGGAAGAAACATCACAAACTACAATTGGTCTTGATGCAAAACTTTTCAATGATTTCACTCTTGCATTAGATTACTACAAAAAAACAACAAAAGGAATCTTAAGAAACGTTGTAATTCCTGGATATGTAGGAGTTGTTGATGCACCGTCTGCGAACATTGCAGATATGGACAACAGTGGTTTTGAGGTTGAATTAGGTTACAAGAAAAGACTTGGAGATTTTAACTTAGGTGTTAATGCGAATGTTGCTTACTTGAAAAATGAGATTACTTATGTTGGTTCATCTACAAACTACATTGTTGGAGATGCTAGTTTCCAATCTATGGGACCTGTAACAAGAACACAAGTTGGTCACTCATTCAATGAATTCTATGGTTATAAAACAGCGGGTATTTTTCAAAATGAAGCTGAAGTTGCTGCATACAAAAATGCTGCTGGAGGTTTAATTCAGCCAAATGCTAAACCTGGAGATTTCCGTTGGACAGATTCAAATGGTGATGGTAAAATTACAGATGACGATAAACAATTCTTAGGAACAAATATTCCTAAATATACTTTTGGTCTTACTATTAACTTAGACTACAAAAACTTTGATTTCATGGCATTTACTCAAGGATCTGCAGGAAGTAAAATTTTCCAAGGTCTAAGAAGACTTGATATCCTGAATGCAAACTATCAAACAAAAGCTTTAGAGCGTTGGGTTGGAGAAGGAACATCAAACGATTATCCTAGATTGACTAATAACGATCCAAACAAAAACTTTAGTAATATGTCTGATTTTTATCTTGAAAATGGAAATTACTTACGTTTAAAAATTGTTCAGGTTGGATACACACTTCCAACTAACTTATCATCTAAAATTGGTTCAGATAAAATTCGTTTCTACTTAACAGGAGAGAATTTAATCACTTTTACAAAATACACAGGATATGATCCGGAAATTGGAGGTCAGGTTTACGGTGTAGATAAAGGAGTTTATCCACAAGCAAGATCTATTTTGTTAGGAGCTAACGTTCAATTTTAA
- a CDS encoding RagB/SusD family nutrient uptake outer membrane protein, with protein MKTIKLKYLYCAVALAALGGSCSEDFVTIDPKGKFDTSTYFSNEQQCYSALIGVYDPLRKNTGGFENLVAMLNAGSDDFYAGGGSATDGNGIQNFSTHSLSSISIPGSYWNDHYQGVSRANILLEKLPAASMDNTVRARFAAEAKALRALYYFNLVRLFKNIPLVLVPLNTQTIYDPEQVKPEVVYAQIEKDLLEAIPSLPNTVDAKTESGRLNKGAAQAILGKVYLFEGKNSDAATVLAQVNGTPGQTNQYGNKLLPAFSDLWVTSNKFNAESLLEVSHSSAGNTDWTFWGQGKDEGNSLNQMVGPRGYSRPKDSDAPDLPSGWAFNVATQKLYDAMAGDPRLDATILNIKALKAAGKADYIPAYQDTGLFLNKYLPRQSDVRTGGGNQELNYKQNSYIIRLADTYLMEAEALGSGARAQALLDAVRARVGLASVPVTLAAIKKERRMELAGEGHRFFDLVRWGDAAAALSDRGFDAGTDEIFPIPYTELNGTKLKQNPNYQ; from the coding sequence ATGAAAACTATAAAACTTAAATACTTATACTGTGCTGTTGCATTGGCAGCTCTAGGCGGATCTTGTTCTGAAGATTTTGTCACCATTGACCCAAAAGGAAAATTTGACACTAGTACTTATTTTTCTAATGAGCAACAATGTTACTCAGCTTTAATTGGAGTTTATGATCCGTTGAGAAAGAATACTGGTGGTTTCGAAAACTTAGTAGCAATGCTAAATGCAGGATCAGATGATTTTTATGCAGGAGGAGGAAGTGCAACTGATGGAAACGGAATTCAGAATTTCTCTACGCACTCACTTAGTTCAATCAGTATTCCTGGTAGTTACTGGAATGATCACTATCAAGGTGTTTCAAGAGCAAATATCTTGTTAGAAAAACTTCCTGCAGCTTCTATGGATAATACTGTAAGAGCTAGATTTGCTGCTGAAGCTAAAGCATTACGTGCACTTTACTATTTTAATTTAGTAAGATTGTTTAAAAACATTCCATTGGTTTTAGTGCCTTTAAATACTCAGACTATTTATGATCCTGAGCAAGTTAAACCAGAGGTAGTTTATGCTCAAATAGAAAAAGATTTATTAGAAGCTATTCCTAGTTTACCAAATACTGTTGATGCAAAAACAGAATCTGGAAGACTTAACAAAGGAGCAGCACAAGCAATATTAGGAAAAGTATACTTGTTTGAAGGTAAAAATTCTGATGCAGCTACAGTTTTGGCTCAAGTAAATGGAACACCAGGTCAAACAAATCAATACGGAAATAAATTACTTCCTGCATTTAGCGATTTATGGGTGACTTCAAATAAATTTAATGCAGAATCATTATTAGAAGTATCTCATAGTAGTGCAGGTAATACTGACTGGACATTCTGGGGACAAGGTAAAGACGAAGGAAACTCTTTAAACCAAATGGTTGGACCAAGAGGATATTCAAGACCAAAAGACTCTGATGCACCGGATCTTCCTTCAGGATGGGCTTTTAACGTGGCAACTCAAAAATTGTATGATGCAATGGCAGGTGATCCAAGATTAGATGCTACAATTCTTAATATTAAAGCTTTAAAAGCAGCTGGTAAAGCAGATTATATTCCTGCTTATCAGGATACAGGTCTTTTCTTGAATAAATATCTTCCAAGACAATCAGACGTACGTACTGGTGGAGGTAATCAGGAATTGAACTACAAACAAAATTCTTATATCATCAGACTTGCTGATACTTACCTAATGGAAGCAGAAGCTTTAGGTTCAGGAGCAAGAGCACAAGCATTACTTGATGCAGTTAGAGCTAGAGTTGGATTAGCTTCTGTACCAGTAACATTGGCAGCTATCAAAAAAGAAAGAAGAATGGAGTTAGCTGGTGAAGGTCATAGATTTTTTGACTTAGTAAGATGGGGAGATGCTGCTGCAGCATTATCTGATAGAGGTTTTGATGCAGGTACAGACGAGATTTTCCCTATACCTTACACAGAGCTTAATGGTACTAAATTGAAACAAAATCCTAATTATCAGTAA
- a CDS encoding glycoside hydrolase family 30 beta sandwich domain-containing protein, whose product MKKNSSKILCFLFSLAAFAQQPKTKKEFTTNGKKITVYTTAENSNLRLTSTDNLTFSGSKQPLETESSVFVEPSKKFQTFMGIGGAITDASAEIFAKLSKEKQTEFLNAYYDKQKGIGYSLLRTTIQSSDFSSGSYSYIEEGDKDLKTFSIDHDRQFRIPLIKQAIKTAGGKLTTYVAPWSPNAFMKSNKNVLKGGTLLPEYYQTWANFYAKFIKAYEKEGIPIWGTSTQNEPMAIQTWESCVYTAEAERDFIKNFLGPTLKKEKLGNVKIIVWDHNRDLMNYRANVIYSDPEASKYVWGMGFHWYETWSGGASMFDNVGKVHEAYPDKGLMFTEGCIEKFDAAKYQFWGNGERYGISMINDFNNGTAAWTDWNILLDQNGGPNHVGNFCFSPIHADTTTGELIYTPSYYYIGHFSKFIHLNAVRVSTAVSRSALLSTSFLNTDGTMATIVMNQSDKEITYNLIIAAEKTVVKIPAHAIQTLVY is encoded by the coding sequence ATGAAAAAAAATAGTTCTAAAATTCTATGCTTTCTGTTTTCGCTGGCAGCTTTTGCACAACAGCCAAAGACAAAAAAAGAATTTACAACCAATGGAAAAAAAATAACAGTTTATACTACAGCCGAGAACTCAAATTTAAGATTAACATCTACAGATAATTTAACTTTCTCAGGATCAAAACAACCACTTGAAACAGAGTCGTCAGTTTTTGTAGAACCATCAAAAAAGTTCCAAACCTTTATGGGAATTGGAGGCGCTATTACCGATGCAAGTGCTGAAATTTTTGCTAAACTTTCAAAAGAAAAACAAACAGAATTTTTAAATGCCTACTATGATAAACAAAAAGGTATAGGCTATTCATTGCTAAGAACCACGATACAAAGTTCTGATTTTAGCAGTGGAAGCTATTCTTATATCGAAGAAGGAGACAAAGATTTAAAAACGTTTTCGATTGATCACGATAGACAATTTCGCATTCCATTAATAAAGCAAGCTATAAAAACAGCAGGAGGAAAATTAACCACTTATGTTGCTCCGTGGTCGCCAAATGCTTTTATGAAAAGTAATAAAAACGTCCTGAAAGGCGGAACATTATTACCGGAATATTATCAAACATGGGCAAATTTTTATGCCAAGTTTATAAAAGCATATGAGAAAGAAGGAATTCCAATTTGGGGAACTTCTACTCAAAATGAACCAATGGCAATTCAAACCTGGGAATCTTGTGTTTATACTGCAGAAGCAGAAAGAGATTTTATTAAAAATTTTCTTGGACCAACGCTGAAAAAAGAAAAACTAGGTAATGTAAAAATCATTGTATGGGATCATAACCGTGATTTAATGAACTACAGAGCCAATGTAATTTATTCTGATCCTGAAGCTTCAAAGTATGTTTGGGGAATGGGTTTTCACTGGTATGAAACTTGGTCTGGCGGCGCATCAATGTTTGATAACGTAGGCAAAGTACATGAAGCATATCCAGACAAAGGATTAATGTTTACCGAAGGATGTATCGAAAAATTTGATGCTGCAAAATATCAATTTTGGGGTAACGGAGAAAGATATGGTATTTCTATGATTAATGATTTTAATAATGGAACTGCTGCATGGACAGATTGGAACATTCTTTTAGATCAAAACGGAGGACCAAATCATGTTGGGAACTTCTGTTTTTCACCAATTCATGCTGATACAACTACAGGCGAATTAATTTACACGCCATCATATTATTATATCGGACATTTTTCAAAATTCATTCATTTGAATGCTGTAAGAGTAAGTACAGCAGTAAGCAGAAGCGCTTTATTAAGTACTTCATTTTTGAATACAGACGGAACAATGGCAACAATTGTCATGAACCAATCTGACAAAGAGATTACCTACAATTTAATTATAGCTGCTGAAAAAACAGTAGTAAAAATTCCTGCACATGCCATACAGACATTAGTGTATTAA
- a CDS encoding glycoside hydrolase family 30 beta sandwich domain-containing protein has protein sequence MKITNRILIAPILVLQLSCSSSKVVNNSANSASKSNKKVEVYTTAENTNLRLSLSNNLISKATNSTVSIILDPEKTDQTFLGIGGAITDASAEVFAKLSPKKQQEFLTAYYDKNKGIGYSLARTNIHSCDFSSDSYTYVAEGDKDLKTFNIDHDRKYRIPLIKKAIETAGGKLTLFASPWSPPAFMKDNNDILHGGVLLPEFAQSWANYYAKFIKAYEKEGIPIWGLTIQNEPMAKQRWESCIYTPEAERDFLKNFLEPTLEKEGLGSKNIIIWDHNRGDMLETRAKLVFSDPEVSKYAWGIGFHWYETWNGGTPKFESVGKVHAEFPNKNLLFTEGCIEKFDATRFQFWGNAERYGINMINDFNNGTVGWTDWNILLDQNGGPNHVGNFCFAPIHADTTKDELIYTPMYYYIGHFSKFIRPNAKRIIETISDKTLISTSFKNSDNKIITIVMNQSEKEVVYTLINHDTKTTITIPAHAMQTIIN, from the coding sequence ATGAAAATCACAAATAGAATTTTAATAGCACCAATACTAGTTCTACAATTAAGTTGTTCTTCATCAAAAGTGGTGAATAATTCAGCGAATTCTGCATCCAAATCAAACAAAAAAGTTGAAGTTTATACTACCGCCGAAAACACAAATTTAAGATTATCGCTATCGAATAATTTAATTTCGAAAGCAACAAATTCAACAGTTTCTATTATTCTGGATCCTGAAAAAACAGATCAGACTTTCTTAGGAATTGGTGGTGCCATAACAGATGCAAGCGCAGAAGTTTTTGCCAAATTATCTCCTAAAAAACAACAAGAATTTCTGACTGCCTATTACGACAAAAACAAAGGAATTGGTTATTCATTAGCCAGAACCAATATACATAGCTGTGATTTTAGCAGCGACAGTTACACTTATGTTGCAGAAGGAGACAAAGATTTAAAAACCTTCAATATTGATCACGATAGGAAATATCGAATTCCATTAATAAAAAAAGCAATTGAAACAGCCGGCGGGAAATTAACCTTATTTGCCAGTCCTTGGAGTCCCCCAGCTTTCATGAAAGACAATAATGATATTTTGCACGGCGGCGTTCTCTTGCCGGAATTTGCACAATCATGGGCAAATTATTATGCTAAGTTTATAAAAGCATATGAAAAAGAAGGCATTCCAATTTGGGGATTAACCATCCAAAATGAGCCAATGGCAAAACAAAGATGGGAATCCTGCATTTATACTCCGGAAGCCGAAAGAGATTTTCTAAAAAACTTTCTTGAACCAACTTTAGAAAAAGAAGGACTTGGTTCTAAAAACATTATCATTTGGGATCACAATCGCGGAGATATGTTAGAAACAAGAGCCAAACTCGTTTTCTCAGATCCTGAAGTTTCAAAATATGCCTGGGGAATTGGATTTCATTGGTATGAAACATGGAATGGCGGAACTCCGAAATTTGAATCAGTAGGGAAAGTTCACGCCGAATTTCCAAACAAAAATTTACTTTTTACAGAAGGCTGCATCGAAAAATTTGACGCCACAAGATTTCAGTTTTGGGGAAATGCAGAACGATACGGAATCAATATGATTAACGATTTCAATAACGGAACTGTAGGCTGGACAGATTGGAATATTCTTCTGGACCAAAACGGAGGGCCAAATCATGTTGGTAATTTTTGCTTTGCACCAATTCATGCAGACACTACAAAAGACGAATTGATATACACTCCAATGTACTATTATATTGGTCATTTCTCAAAATTTATCCGACCTAATGCTAAGAGAATAATCGAAACCATTAGCGATAAAACATTAATAAGCACCTCTTTCAAAAACTCTGATAACAAGATAATTACCATTGTTATGAACCAGTCAGAAAAAGAAGTTGTTTACACGTTAATAAACCACGATACAAAAACCACGATCACTATTCCGGCGCATGCTATGCAAACTATTATAAACTAG
- a CDS encoding glycoside hydrolase family 30 beta sandwich domain-containing protein, whose protein sequence is MKPILKNTIKALFLGVAIFAQVKCSSSNDAVEQGPPPVIPPVVVTNDVDFWLTKSDQSALLAKQSGSLGFNTTSNSYTNIEVNASQKYQTVDGFGYTLTGGSAEVINQLTAAKKSALLKELFGTGDGSIGISYLRISIGASDLNAAPFTYNDLATGETDLALAKFSLDKDKTGVIALLKEIIAINPKILILATPWSAPLWMKDKDSFIGGKLQAQYYDVYAKYFVKYIQQMKAEGITIDAITPQNEPLHDGNEPSMYMSALDQTNFIKTNLGPAFKAANISTKIIAYDHNCDNPNYPKAILADADAFPYVDGSAFHLYSGDISALTNVYNSYPTKNVYFTEQWTSSEGSFEGDLKWHVRNIIIGSMRNYSKNALEWNLANNANYGPHTAGGCNMCKGALTVTSNESFQRNVGYYIIAHASKFVPAGSIRIASNSGGDLQNVAFITPSGSKVLIVENDGSTSITFNIKFDGKWVTSTLAAGSVGTYTWK, encoded by the coding sequence ATGAAACCTATCTTAAAAAATACCATAAAAGCATTATTTCTTGGAGTTGCGATTTTTGCTCAGGTTAAATGTTCCTCTTCAAATGATGCAGTAGAACAAGGACCGCCACCGGTAATTCCGCCAGTCGTAGTAACTAACGATGTCGATTTCTGGTTGACAAAATCAGATCAAAGCGCTTTATTGGCAAAACAATCCGGAAGTTTAGGGTTTAATACAACTTCTAATTCATATACAAATATTGAAGTAAATGCAAGTCAAAAATATCAAACAGTAGATGGTTTTGGATATACTTTAACAGGCGGAAGTGCAGAAGTAATCAATCAATTAACAGCGGCAAAGAAAAGTGCACTTTTAAAAGAATTATTCGGAACAGGAGACGGTTCTATAGGAATAAGTTATTTAAGAATAAGTATTGGAGCTTCAGATTTGAATGCAGCGCCTTTTACTTATAATGATCTTGCAACAGGAGAAACAGATTTAGCTCTTGCAAAATTTAGTTTAGACAAAGACAAAACCGGAGTAATTGCACTTTTGAAAGAAATTATAGCAATTAATCCTAAGATTTTAATTTTGGCAACACCTTGGTCAGCGCCACTTTGGATGAAAGACAAAGACAGCTTTATTGGCGGAAAACTACAAGCACAATATTATGATGTTTATGCGAAATATTTTGTGAAATACATTCAGCAAATGAAAGCCGAAGGAATTACAATTGACGCCATAACTCCTCAAAATGAACCTTTACACGACGGTAACGAGCCAAGTATGTATATGTCGGCTTTAGACCAGACTAACTTTATCAAAACGAATTTAGGACCGGCTTTTAAAGCAGCGAATATTTCGACAAAAATTATTGCTTACGATCATAATTGTGATAATCCAAACTATCCAAAAGCAATTTTGGCTGATGCCGATGCATTTCCTTATGTAGACGGATCAGCTTTCCATTTGTATTCTGGAGACATCAGTGCGCTTACGAATGTTTACAATTCTTATCCAACAAAAAATGTGTATTTCACAGAACAATGGACATCTTCAGAAGGTAGTTTTGAAGGAGATTTAAAATGGCATGTGCGAAATATAATCATTGGTTCTATGAGAAATTATAGTAAAAATGCATTAGAATGGAATCTGGCAAACAACGCTAATTATGGTCCGCATACTGCTGGTGGTTGTAATATGTGTAAAGGAGCTTTGACTGTAACGTCAAACGAAAGCTTCCAGCGTAATGTTGGTTATTATATTATTGCACACGCATCAAAATTTGTTCCGGCAGGTTCTATTAGAATTGCAAGTAATTCAGGTGGAGATTTACAAAATGTTGCTTTTATTACACCATCAGGTTCAAAAGTTCTTATTGTTGAAAATGATGGTTCAACCAGCATAACATTCAACATCAAATTCGACGGCAAATGGGTTACAAGTACATTAGCCGCAGGATCAGTAGGAACTTATACGTGGAAATAA